One segment of Paraburkholderia sp. PGU19 DNA contains the following:
- a CDS encoding pyrimidine/purine nucleoside phosphorylase has translation MTAATQFDQVSVVKRANVYFDGKCVSHTVLFADGTRKTLGVILPGTLNFGTDAPELMEVQAGTCRIRLEGSDEWKTYNAGETFSVPGKSRFDIDVIETLDYVCTYL, from the coding sequence ATGACGGCCGCAACGCAATTCGATCAGGTTTCCGTTGTCAAACGCGCCAACGTCTACTTCGACGGCAAGTGCGTGTCGCACACCGTTCTTTTCGCCGACGGCACGCGCAAGACGCTCGGCGTGATCTTGCCCGGCACGCTCAACTTCGGCACCGACGCACCCGAACTGATGGAAGTGCAGGCAGGCACATGCCGCATTCGTCTGGAAGGCAGCGACGAGTGGAAAACGTACAACGCGGGCGAGACGTTCTCGGTGCCCGGCAAGAGCCGCTTTGACATCGACGTGATCGAAACGCTCGACTACGTCTGCACCTATCTGTAA
- a CDS encoding ABC transporter substrate-binding protein yields MQETLRRRCRLTIRVLSSALCAACLTAPLLAHAETTLYVANVGGSNEQLYRQKIIPPFEKAHDVKIVYVAGNSSDTLAKLQAQKGHQQINVAVMDDGPMYQAMQLGLCAKVDEAPVMKDLYPLARLGPTAVGVGMVATGIGYNEQAFKKLGLPAPDSWQVLTDKRLKGKLGVPPITNTYGLHTLVMLARMNGGGEKNIDPGFTAMTKQVAPDVLSWAPTPGEMDGLMQAGDVIIAPYGSGRAVALQNTGFPLKFVYPKEGGVALQVAACPVAENAQPKLSQDFIQYLLSPEVQAMQAQGIGLGPVNKTVKLTPDVAARVPYGPDQVSKLTAMDWATINQHRTEWTERWNRSVER; encoded by the coding sequence ATGCAAGAAACGCTGCGCCGCCGTTGCCGTCTTACGATCCGTGTTCTCTCCTCCGCCCTCTGCGCCGCCTGTCTGACCGCACCGTTGCTCGCGCACGCTGAGACGACGCTGTATGTCGCGAACGTCGGTGGCTCGAATGAGCAGTTGTATCGCCAGAAAATCATCCCGCCGTTCGAGAAGGCGCATGACGTGAAGATCGTCTACGTCGCGGGCAATTCGAGCGACACGCTCGCGAAACTCCAGGCGCAGAAAGGGCATCAGCAGATCAACGTCGCGGTGATGGACGACGGCCCGATGTATCAGGCAATGCAGCTCGGCCTGTGCGCGAAGGTCGACGAGGCGCCCGTGATGAAGGACCTCTATCCGCTCGCGCGTCTCGGCCCGACGGCCGTCGGCGTCGGCATGGTGGCGACGGGCATCGGCTACAACGAGCAGGCGTTCAAGAAGCTCGGCCTGCCCGCGCCCGACTCGTGGCAAGTGCTGACCGACAAGCGCCTGAAGGGCAAGCTCGGCGTGCCGCCCATCACCAACACGTATGGCCTGCATACGCTCGTGATGCTCGCGCGCATGAACGGCGGCGGCGAGAAGAACATCGACCCGGGCTTCACCGCGATGACGAAGCAGGTCGCGCCCGATGTGCTGTCGTGGGCGCCGACGCCCGGCGAGATGGACGGTCTGATGCAGGCGGGCGACGTCATCATCGCGCCCTACGGCAGCGGCCGCGCGGTCGCGCTGCAGAACACGGGCTTCCCGCTCAAGTTCGTGTATCCGAAGGAAGGCGGCGTCGCGTTGCAGGTCGCGGCGTGCCCCGTGGCCGAGAACGCGCAGCCCAAGCTCTCGCAGGACTTCATCCAGTACCTGCTGAGCCCCGAAGTGCAGGCGATGCAGGCGCAAGGCATCGGCCTCGGCCCCGTCAACAAGACCGTCAAGCTGACGCCCGACGTCGCCGCACGCGTGCCCTACGGCCCGGACCAGGTCAGCAAGCTGACCGCGATGGACTGGGCCACGATCAACCAGCACCGCACCGAATGGACGGAGCGCTGGAACCGCTCGGTCGAGCGATAA
- a CDS encoding shikimate dehydrogenase — MISGKTTLVAHIGFPTESFKSPMIYNPWFEQKGIDAVVVPMGVKAEDYEQSFKSIFRFTNLRGALITMPHKVTTVGLVDEVTPAVRIAGACNAVLKRPDGTLLGDQFDGAGFVRGVLGKGRQLKGARVLISGSGGVGSAIAASLAAAGVAELALYDARNESAEGLAQRLREHYPALTVRTGSKDPDGYEVVVNATPLGMKEGDPLPFDVARIAPECFVGEVVMKSEYTPFLRAAREKGCEVQVGTDMLFEMIPAYLEFFGFGTATPDELRSAATIAY, encoded by the coding sequence ATGATTTCCGGAAAGACCACCCTCGTCGCGCACATCGGTTTTCCGACCGAGAGCTTCAAGTCGCCGATGATTTACAACCCATGGTTCGAGCAGAAGGGCATCGACGCCGTCGTCGTGCCGATGGGCGTCAAGGCGGAAGACTACGAGCAGAGCTTCAAGTCGATCTTCCGCTTCACCAATCTGCGTGGGGCGCTCATCACGATGCCGCACAAGGTGACGACGGTCGGCCTGGTCGATGAAGTCACGCCCGCCGTGCGCATCGCGGGCGCCTGCAACGCGGTGCTCAAGCGTCCCGACGGCACGCTGCTCGGCGATCAGTTCGACGGCGCCGGCTTCGTGCGCGGCGTGCTGGGCAAGGGGCGGCAACTGAAGGGCGCACGCGTGCTGATCTCGGGTTCGGGCGGTGTCGGTTCGGCGATCGCGGCGTCGCTGGCGGCGGCGGGCGTCGCCGAACTCGCGTTGTACGACGCGCGCAACGAATCCGCCGAGGGGCTCGCGCAGCGTTTGCGCGAGCACTACCCGGCGTTGACGGTCCGCACTGGCTCGAAAGATCCCGACGGCTACGAGGTCGTGGTGAACGCGACACCGCTCGGCATGAAGGAGGGCGATCCGCTGCCCTTCGATGTCGCGCGCATCGCGCCCGAGTGTTTTGTCGGCGAAGTCGTGATGAAGTCGGAGTACACGCCGTTCCTGCGCGCCGCGCGTGAGAAGGGCTGTGAAGTGCAGGTCGGCACCGACATGCTGTTCGAGATGATTCCCGCCTATCTGGAGTTCTTCGGCTTCGGGACGGCGACGCCCGACGAGTTGCGCAGCGCGGCGACCATCGCCTACTAA
- a CDS encoding LysR substrate-binding domain-containing protein, with product MNLKHIEAFRAVMVAGSMTAAAKALFTSQPNVSRLISQLERETGLLLFQRSGVRLIPTSEGTAFFREVERAYVGLQGLTNAAAQIRNLGSGRLRIAAMPSAGLTLVPHAIKRFQDLHPGVTVSLHVNTSGTVNHWTASQFCDLGVAVYISEASNCDVEMLSTVAAVCVMPAAHRLASKAVIKPADLQGESFISLCHGDGTRAQMDEVFVRAGVERKLAIEAQYTAICCELVRCGMGVTLAHPGVALDFAGPDIAIRPFSPAVMFPMYLLFPPNQPRERLAAAFVEVLRSEHEEVMEKLALIVPDSTPKRTRKQSAKRALQ from the coding sequence ATGAACCTGAAGCATATCGAGGCGTTTCGCGCGGTGATGGTGGCGGGGTCGATGACGGCGGCGGCAAAGGCGCTCTTCACGTCGCAGCCGAACGTGAGCCGGCTGATCTCGCAGCTCGAACGGGAGACGGGCTTGCTGCTGTTTCAGCGCAGCGGCGTGCGGCTGATACCGACCAGCGAAGGCACGGCGTTCTTTCGTGAAGTGGAGCGCGCGTATGTTGGCCTGCAGGGGCTCACCAATGCCGCTGCGCAGATTCGCAACCTGGGCAGCGGACGTCTGCGCATCGCGGCGATGCCGTCAGCGGGTCTGACGCTCGTGCCGCATGCGATCAAGCGCTTTCAGGACTTGCATCCGGGCGTGACCGTGTCGCTGCACGTCAACACGTCAGGCACGGTCAATCACTGGACGGCATCGCAGTTCTGCGATCTCGGCGTGGCCGTGTACATCAGCGAGGCGTCGAATTGCGATGTCGAAATGCTGTCGACAGTCGCCGCCGTCTGCGTGATGCCTGCCGCGCATCGGCTGGCTTCGAAGGCCGTCATCAAGCCGGCCGATCTGCAAGGCGAGTCGTTTATTTCGCTGTGTCATGGCGACGGCACGCGCGCGCAGATGGATGAGGTGTTCGTGCGCGCAGGCGTCGAACGCAAGCTCGCGATCGAGGCGCAATACACGGCGATCTGCTGCGAACTGGTGCGCTGCGGAATGGGCGTAACGCTGGCGCATCCCGGCGTGGCGCTGGATTTTGCCGGGCCGGATATCGCCATCCGGCCGTTCTCGCCGGCCGTGATGTTTCCGATGTATCTGCTGTTTCCGCCGAATCAGCCACGCGAACGGCTGGCTGCGGCGTTCGTCGAAGTGCTCCGCTCGGAGCATGAGGAAGTGATGGAGAAGCTGGCGCTGATCGTCCCTGACTCAACGCCGAAACGCACGCGCAAGCAAAGCGCTAAACGGGCGTTGCAATGA
- a CDS encoding MFS transporter produces MTAVPAHEPQGKHQSKKAAASGWIGSALEYYDFFIYATASALIFPQIFFPKGNATTAIVASLATYGVGYVARPIGAFVLGHLGDTHGRKKVLLACMFLMGFSTIGVGLLPTYDQVGLLAPLFLVLLRLVQGFAVAGEISGASSMILEHAPFGRRGFYSSFTLQGVQAGQILAAAVFLPLAHYMPAEQFNVWGWRIPFLLSFVVIIAGWIIRRKVDETPAFKEEGGAARARSPIVDAFKYSTPNMLRVICMALMNVIPVVATIFGAAYAVQPAYGIGFAKDMYLWIPVVGNIVAVVVIPYVGNLSDKIGRKPPMIIGSLLSGVLAFAYLYAISIHNVPLAFVMSILMWGVVYQGYNAVFPSFYPELFPTATRVSAMAIAQNIGTAITAMLPALFTAVAPPGSSNIWLTIGALAFAITIIASLAAFSARETYRVHMDELGQPDAHPVDKSEYDAARAAAFAH; encoded by the coding sequence ATGACCGCAGTCCCGGCTCACGAGCCCCAGGGTAAGCATCAGTCGAAGAAGGCCGCCGCCAGCGGCTGGATCGGATCGGCGCTTGAATACTACGATTTCTTCATCTATGCGACCGCATCGGCGCTGATCTTTCCGCAGATATTCTTTCCCAAGGGCAATGCCACGACCGCGATCGTCGCGTCGCTGGCGACGTACGGCGTGGGCTACGTGGCGCGGCCAATCGGCGCCTTCGTGCTCGGCCACCTCGGCGACACGCACGGCCGCAAGAAAGTGCTGCTGGCCTGCATGTTCCTGATGGGCTTTTCGACGATCGGCGTTGGCCTGTTGCCCACGTACGATCAGGTCGGTCTGCTGGCGCCCCTGTTTCTGGTGCTGCTGCGTCTGGTGCAGGGCTTCGCGGTGGCGGGCGAAATCTCCGGCGCAAGCTCGATGATTCTGGAGCACGCACCGTTCGGGCGGCGCGGCTTCTACTCCAGCTTCACGCTGCAAGGCGTGCAGGCCGGGCAGATTCTGGCTGCCGCCGTGTTCCTGCCGCTCGCGCATTACATGCCCGCCGAGCAGTTCAATGTCTGGGGCTGGCGCATTCCGTTCCTGCTGAGCTTCGTGGTCATCATCGCGGGCTGGATCATTCGCCGCAAGGTCGACGAGACGCCCGCGTTCAAGGAAGAAGGCGGTGCCGCACGTGCCCGCTCGCCGATCGTCGATGCGTTCAAGTACAGCACGCCGAACATGCTGCGCGTGATCTGCATGGCGCTGATGAACGTGATCCCCGTCGTGGCGACCATCTTCGGCGCGGCGTACGCGGTGCAGCCGGCCTACGGCATCGGCTTCGCGAAGGACATGTACCTGTGGATTCCCGTGGTCGGCAACATCGTCGCCGTGGTGGTGATTCCGTACGTCGGCAACCTGTCGGACAAGATCGGCCGCAAGCCGCCCATGATCATCGGTTCGCTGCTGTCGGGCGTGCTGGCGTTCGCGTACCTCTACGCCATCAGCATCCATAACGTGCCGCTCGCCTTCGTGATGTCGATTCTGATGTGGGGCGTGGTCTATCAGGGCTACAACGCCGTGTTCCCGAGCTTCTACCCCGAACTGTTCCCGACGGCCACCCGCGTCTCGGCGATGGCGATTGCGCAGAATATCGGCACCGCGATCACCGCGATGCTGCCCGCGCTGTTCACGGCCGTGGCGCCTCCGGGATCCAGCAATATCTGGTTGACGATCGGCGCCCTCGCTTTCGCGATCACCATCATCGCCTCGCTGGCCGCGTTCAGTGCCCGTGAGACGTACCGTGTTCATATGGACGAACTCGGCCAGCCCGACGCGCATCCCGTCGACAAATCCGAGTACGACGCTGCGCGGGCTGCGGCATTCGCCCACTGA